The genome window TGCGCGGGGGAGACGCCGCAAAACAGGGCTGGCTTGGCCCGACTCGTGATGGTGGGCAGGGCTCCGAACGCGACGTCCTGCTCAGTGAGGGTCAGGCGGCGCCCGCTGTCGTGCCCGGCCAGCTCGCGCTGCAAGGTGGCGAGGTCATGCAGATGCAGACCGTCGCAGACAGCGACCAGGGTCACGTAGGGCTGGCTCTTCAGGGCCGCGCTGCGCTGCCAGATCAGCCTCTCGGCGTGGGCGCCCCCATTCAAAGCCGCCGCATAGACAGGCAAGAAGCGCTCCACGAATTGCCGCAGATGGGGCCGTAGCGCGGCGTGGTCGGCCCCGTCCCAGCTGCGGTAGGGCAGGTAGTCGGCGGTCATCCACTCGGCCCACGCGGGCACGTCCAGGGGCGGCATGGGGGGGAGTGGGCGGGGCAGCCCGGCGAGCAGGGCGTCGTGCAGCCCTTTCGGGAGGTGGTCCTGCACCTCGCGCAGCACGTCCCGGTTCAGGGCGCCCGGATGGTAGCGCAGCCATTCGCCCGCCACGGTGCCGGCGAGTCCCAGCACCTGGGGGTCGGCCTGCCGCTCGCGAAGGTCGCGGTAGACCGCCAGACCGCCTTCGGCCGTCGCTTGCACCAGCGCCGCCCTGAACTGTTCGGAGACGGTCCCCGTGAGGGGCACTGGGAAGGGGCGTGGCCAATCGGGACCTTCGCCGTCCAGTCGCAGCCAGCCGCGCAGCAGGGCCTCGGCCGCCGCGGGGCCGCCCTCGGCGGTGTCCGCGTAGACTTGGCGCCACCGTCCGCCCAGATCGGCAGCCAGGACCGTGCCCAGTTGGCGCATCAGGGTCTGCGCGGTGGGGTGCCCAGCCTCGTCCCCAGCCCACCACAACAGCCACTGCGCGGCGTGCCGGGGCTCCCCCACCGGCGTGGCGGTGCCCAGCACGACCTGCGCGAGTTCCTCGGCACTTCCGGCTTGGGTCAGATCCGGCCAACGCTCCAGGGCCGCCTGCGCGTCCGGCAAAGGCAGATGCGGCAAGAGCCCTTGCAGGCGGGTGGTGGGGGCCACGACGTCCTGGGTGGGGAGGCCCCGCCCCGCGCCAAAGCGCCTGGCCCAGTGGCAGAGCGCGTCGCCCTGCACCAGCAGGGGGCGCTCCTCCAGTGCCAGACGCAGGAACTCCGCTTCGCTGCTCACGCTGTGCGCCCCGGCCACCTCGGCGCCGCCCGACGGGTCCAAGTAGAACCGGGGCTTCATGCGAGGGTCAGCCCGCTCAGTTGCCGCAGGCGTTCCAGACAGGCCTGACGGCGCTCCGGCGAGGTGATGCGGCTGAACAGCACCTCGATCTGGAGCACCTCATTCTCTTCCAGGCGGCGCTCCACATCCTGTTGCAGGGCTTGCAGCCGCTGCGTTGCCTGACCATCCAGGAAGGGAGACGGTGTCCGCAGGGCCTGCTGCACGCGGGCCAGCCCGGCGCCGTCTTCGGGACTCAGCGCCTCCAACTTCGCAATCTGCTGCTCCAGCCAGCTCAGAGCCTCCTGACGCTTGGCCTTGACTCCCTCCAACATCTTTTGCCGAAGGGCCTCGGCGTGGGTCTGTTGTGCAGGGGACAGGGCCGGGTGGGTGATCAACCCTCCCAACTGTTGCAAGACGCTGTGCGCCTGGCCAAGGTCGCGCAAAGAGGTCGTTCCCAGGCTTTCGAGCTCCTGCAACACTGGCTGCAACGCCTGTCGCTGGGCCTCCAGGGTCTGCAGCTGATCTTGGAGTTGGACGGGCAACCAGGAATGGGGAAAGCGACCCAGGTCCACGGCCTGGACGGCCCGAACTGTGGTCGCCGCGGCCAGCGCCCTGGCCTGTTGTTCGAGGTCAGCGGCGAAGCGCGCGAGGCGCTCGTCGGTCTGCCGCTGACAGTCCTGCACGTCCTGTTCGATCCGGGTGCGCTGCCGCTCGCCCAGGGCCGCGTGCGGAAGAAGGGCTTCCAGCACTTTCCGTTTCTCGGCCAGGTCGCGCAGGTTCGCGTCGCGGCGGCCACGCAGGTTCTCCACCTCGCGCAGCACTTCCTCAATTTGCTTGGCGCGGGCCGCCACCGCGTGAACCCGCTCCTCCCACTCACTGCCATGATAACGGGTCTCCTGCCGGATGATGTCCGCGTGCAGCTTGCCGGCCGCGTGGGCCGTGAGCACATCCTCCATCTGGGTGTTCCACTCGGCAGGCAGCGCCTCCAGGCGGTGGAGTTCCTCTTTCAGGCGTTGCTGCTTGGCCAGGGACGCCTCCGCTGTTGCCGGCGTGAGGGTCGGCCAACCCTCCACCTCGGCGAGCCGCTCGCGCAGCTTCGCAACGGATCCGGTTTCCGGCACTGCACGAATCCTCTCCAGGGCCCCTTTTTCCTGAGCGGCCGCGTCGAGCTGCGAGCGCAGGGCGTCCCGTAGGGCGTCCAGGGCCGGCCGGCTCGCTTCCGGCAAGAACGCAGGGGGCGTCTCGAGTTCACGGGCCAGGGCCGCGGGTGCCGCCCCACCCTCCAGCTTCGTGCGCCGCTCCGCCAGCCAGGCCAGAGCCTCGGCCTCGCCCTTCTCGACCTGCGCGTCCAGGGTCGAGAGCGCCCCCGCAAGAAGGGCCTGTTGCGAAGGGGCCAGGACCTGGGCGTACTGCCCCTCCAGGGCCGAGAGGCGTGCGCGGATGTGCTCCGCCTCCTGCGGGGATGACGGGGGACGCCAGCTTGAGAGTGACTCGAGGTAGGCCTCGAGTTGACCGGCGCGGTCCGTAGCGTTCGCCATCCGCTCGGCTTCCGGCGTGCCCTGGTACTGGTAGCTCTCCTGCAACAGCTGCTGATGCAGCTTCTTGGCTGCGCTCGCGTCTACGACCCCGTCGAGCACACTGGGGAGTTCGCGCAGATGGGCCTCGAGTTCGCCGATAGTGGCCTTGATCTGGGTGTACTTTTCCTCGGCGAGTTCGGCGGCCTGGTCGGACTTAGGGTCGAGTTTCTGGAGGCTTTTTAGGCTGTCGCGCAGGGACGCCAGGTTGCCTTTGGTGGGAATACTGCGGACGATGCTGACTTCCTGCTCCGCTGCCTGTGCGCCCTCGAGGCGGTCCTTGGCCGCTTTCAATTCTTGAAGGGCCTGCTGGATACGGTCATTTGCTTCGGTCAGGTTGAGGGGCTTCAGGACGCTCAACAGGGCTTTGAGTTGCTGCTCACGCAGGGCGAACTTGCCGAGGTCAGGCAGCTTGGAGAATTCAGCCGCCTGCTGCTCGACTGCTTGCAGGATGCGCCGGGTGAGTTGCGACCGGAGTTCATCGACCCCAGGCTTCTCGGACACCACCACCGTCAGGGGGGGCAGCTTGGTCAGGGTGCCCATCAGGGGCACCGCCGCGTCTACGGTATTCGCCCGACTGAGCCTGATCTCGAAATCGCCCACAGCCTTGTCATAGGCGTCGAGATTGTCGAGCCCCTGCCGCAGCTTGCCAGCGGCCCGGTCCAGGATTTCCAGGTACTCGCTGTCGTAGCGGGGGTTATTAGTCTTGAACTCTTCCAGCGCCAGGCGGCCCCTCTTGGCCTCGACCTGGGTCAGGGGACCCGCTTCGAGCTCACTCAGCACCGCCGTCACTTTGGCGAGTTCCTGTCCCATGTCCTTGCGGGAAATTTCGATGGCCGACATGGCTTTCAAGAAGTCGGCGGGCTTCTTGAAGGGGCTCTGGGTCTGCCCCTTGGTGTTGGCCATGCGGCCGAGGCTGCCAATCCCACCCAGCTTGATGGCCGTGCGGTTCTTGCCGATCCAGGCTGCGAACAGGAGCGCGAGCGTGTTCTGATCGTAGCCGTAAGGGGGATGCAGCAGTTCTTTCAGCACTTCCGCTGGGGAGATTTTGCCAGCCCTGGGCGCGAAGGTCGCGTCGAGCCGCGCCCAGGCCTCCTTGATACGGCTGTGCTGCGGTTCCACCACCTGCTTGCGCGGATTGATGATGCCCCAATGGTCTCGGAGCATTTGAACAAGGTCTTTCTGAATGGAAGCGTTGGCAGGCCACTGCACCGCGTCAAGACTGTTGTCGATCAGTTCGTGAATCAGGTCAACGACGGCCTTATTCAAGTTGC of Deinococcus reticulitermitis contains these proteins:
- a CDS encoding LEA type 2 family protein encodes the protein MKPRFYLDPSGGAEVAGAHSVSSEAEFLRLALEERPLLVQGDALCHWARRFGAGRGLPTQDVVAPTTRLQGLLPHLPLPDAQAALERWPDLTQAGSAEELAQVVLGTATPVGEPRHAAQWLLWWAGDEAGHPTAQTLMRQLGTVLAADLGGRWRQVYADTAEGGPAAAEALLRGWLRLDGEGPDWPRPFPVPLTGTVSEQFRAALVQATAEGGLAVYRDLRERQADPQVLGLAGTVAGEWLRYHPGALNRDVLREVQDHLPKGLHDALLAGLPRPLPPMPPLDVPAWAEWMTADYLPYRSWDGADHAALRPHLRQFVERFLPVYAAALNGGAHAERLIWQRSAALKSQPYVTLVAVCDGLHLHDLATLQRELAGHDSGRRLTLTEQDVAFGALPTITSRAKPALFCGVSPAQAGTQDSLGPHATKEEKVAAALREAVPGTVVFWNIAEPDVIYHKAESLDRARDEVAARLSVIAKRLLGLMTALPEGLPVQLVVTTDHGRLLRTSARTATPPAGFAPEGRAAYGTWADIPAEGFRLEENLALLGRSRFGLAEDAAALFSDETFVDSAGRGGNVICPHGGLSPEEVLLPWAVYVRDLAFRLPTLSAEGAGQAEEVGTFTLTLTNPNSVPLTVERLSGSLGAQLTDQTAWTVPPQSQGRVTLSLASWPTSAALGALTLRARVRAPQGVAQDVAVTLNLKSEELYTSTGNILGDLL